Proteins co-encoded in one Paraburkholderia edwinii genomic window:
- the nuoE gene encoding NADH-quinone oxidoreductase subunit NuoE, whose protein sequence is MISAEGLKEIDRALTKYPADQKQSAVMAALAVAQEEHGWLSPDLMQYVADYLSMPAVAVQEVATFYTMFETSPIGKYKVTLCTNLPCQLGPDGGSESAAEYLKQKLGIDFGETTADGKFTLKEGECMGACGDAPVMLVNNHRMCSFMSREKIDQLLEELSK, encoded by the coding sequence ATGATCTCAGCTGAAGGCCTGAAAGAAATCGATCGTGCGCTCACGAAGTACCCCGCCGATCAGAAACAATCCGCCGTGATGGCGGCGCTGGCCGTTGCGCAAGAAGAACATGGCTGGCTGTCGCCCGATCTGATGCAGTACGTCGCCGACTATCTCAGCATGCCGGCCGTTGCCGTGCAGGAAGTCGCGACGTTCTACACGATGTTCGAAACGTCGCCGATCGGCAAGTACAAGGTCACGCTCTGCACGAACCTGCCGTGTCAGCTCGGCCCGGACGGCGGCTCGGAGAGCGCCGCTGAATATCTGAAGCAGAAGCTTGGAATCGATTTCGGCGAAACCACCGCGGACGGCAAGTTCACGCTCAAAGAGGGTGAGTGCATGGGCGCGTGCGGCGACGCACCGGTGATGCTCGTGAACAACCACCGTATGTGCAGCTTCATGAGCCGCGAGAAGATCGACCAGCTGCTCGAGGAACTTTCGAAATGA
- the nuoF gene encoding NADH-quinone oxidoreductase subunit NuoF yields the protein MTSLHDRHIKPLILAGLNGENWHLEDYVARGGYKQLRRILEEKIPPEQVIADVKASGLRGRGGAGFPTGLKWSFMPRQFPGQKYLVCNSDEGEPGTFKDRDILRWNPHALIEGMAIGAYAMGITVGYNYIHGEIFAEYRRFEEALEEARRAGFLGDNIMGLGFSFQLHAHHGYGAYICGEETALLESLEGKKGQPRFKPPFPASFGVYGKPTTINNTETFAAVPFLLEIGPQAYLEIGKPNNGGTKIFSVAGDVERPGNYEVPLGTPFATLMELAGGMRGGKKIKAVIPGGSSAPVIPGDIMMQTDMDYDSIAKAGSMLGSGAVIVMDETRCMVRSLLRLSYFYYEESCGQCTPCREGTGWLYRVVHRIEHGLGRKEDLDLLNSVAENIMGRTICALGDAAAMPVRGMLKHYWDEFEYHVANKRCLVGGHAGAAAVSETVAA from the coding sequence ATGACGTCTTTACACGATCGTCACATCAAGCCGCTGATTCTCGCCGGACTGAACGGTGAGAACTGGCATCTCGAAGATTACGTTGCGCGTGGCGGTTACAAACAGCTGCGCCGCATCCTGGAAGAAAAAATCCCGCCGGAGCAGGTGATTGCCGATGTGAAGGCATCGGGCCTGCGTGGCCGTGGCGGTGCGGGCTTCCCGACCGGCCTGAAGTGGAGCTTCATGCCGCGCCAGTTTCCGGGGCAGAAGTATCTCGTCTGCAACTCGGACGAAGGCGAACCGGGCACGTTCAAGGACCGCGACATCCTGCGCTGGAATCCGCATGCGTTGATTGAAGGCATGGCGATCGGCGCGTATGCGATGGGCATCACGGTCGGCTACAACTACATTCACGGCGAAATCTTCGCCGAGTACCGGCGCTTCGAAGAGGCGCTCGAAGAAGCACGCCGCGCGGGCTTCCTCGGCGACAACATCATGGGCTTGGGCTTCTCGTTCCAGCTGCATGCGCACCACGGTTACGGCGCGTATATCTGCGGCGAAGAAACGGCGCTGCTCGAGTCGCTCGAAGGCAAGAAGGGTCAGCCGCGCTTCAAGCCGCCATTCCCGGCGAGCTTTGGCGTCTACGGCAAGCCGACCACGATCAACAACACCGAAACCTTCGCAGCGGTGCCGTTCCTGCTCGAAATCGGCCCGCAAGCGTATCTGGAGATCGGCAAGCCGAACAACGGCGGCACGAAGATCTTTTCGGTGGCGGGCGACGTCGAGCGTCCGGGCAACTATGAAGTGCCGCTCGGCACGCCGTTCGCGACGCTGATGGAGCTCGCCGGCGGCATGCGCGGCGGCAAGAAGATCAAGGCGGTCATCCCGGGCGGTTCGTCGGCGCCGGTTATTCCCGGCGACATCATGATGCAAACCGACATGGATTACGATTCGATCGCGAAAGCCGGATCGATGCTCGGTTCGGGCGCAGTGATCGTGATGGACGAGACGCGCTGCATGGTGCGCTCGCTGTTGCGCCTGTCGTACTTCTATTACGAAGAGTCGTGCGGCCAGTGCACGCCGTGCCGCGAAGGCACCGGCTGGCTCTACCGCGTCGTGCATCGTATCGAGCATGGTTTGGGCCGCAAGGAAGATCTGGATCTTCTGAACTCGGTGGCCGAAAACATCATGGGCCGCACGATCTGCGCGCTCGGCGATGCGGCGGCTATGCCGGTGCGCGGCATGCTGAAGCACTACTGGGACGAGTTCGAATATCACGTCGCCAACAAGCGCTGCCTCGTCGGCGGTCATGCCGGGGCGGCGGCGGTGTCGGAAACGGTCGCTGCATAA
- the nuoG gene encoding NADH-quinone oxidoreductase subunit NuoG, which translates to MVELEIDGKKVEVPEGSMVIQAAHKVDTYVPHFCYHKKLSIAANCRMCLVDVEKMPKAVPACATPVSQGMVVRTKSEKAIKGQQSVMEFLLINHPLDCPICDQGGECQLQDLAVGYGKSSSRYSEEKRVVFHKNVGPLISMEEMTRCIHCTRCVRFGQEVAGVMELGMLNRGEHSEITTFVGKTVDSELSGNMIDLCPVGALTSKPFRYSARTWELSRRKSVSPHDSVGANLVVQVKNNRVMRVLPFENEAINECWISDKDRFSYEALNSEERLTTPMIKQGGQWVETDWQTALEYVVKGFNGIKGDHGANAIAALGSAHSTVEELFLLKQLAQAVGTPNIDFRLRQADFSAPVNGTPWLGVKIADLSLVDSAFVVGTSSLRRDHPLFAARLRQASKGGAKLTLLQASSDNSLIPKAQVIAAAPSAWLDELAGIAAAVSEARGVALPEAFAGIQVSNAAKQVAASLAAGEKRVVLIGNAAVQHPDFARIHAAAQWIADATGATLGFLTEAANTVGAHLVGALPGNGGLNAREAFEQPRKGYVLMNVEPEFDTANPAQALAALNQAEMVVVMSPFKTGADYADVLLPIAPFTETAGTFINAEGTVQSFNGVVRPLGDARPAWKVLRVLGSLLGAAGFEYDTAEEVRAAALGDADFTPRLSNKTASTVARSNGNAAKAANGSFERIADVPIYHADPLVRRAGSLHLTQAARNANTIGLPAGLFDKLGLKDGDAVRVRQGERSVQVPAVRDANLAETVVRVSAATPAGAALGSLFGELLVEKA; encoded by the coding sequence ATGGTTGAACTCGAAATAGACGGCAAAAAGGTCGAGGTACCTGAAGGCAGCATGGTGATCCAGGCTGCGCATAAGGTCGACACGTACGTGCCGCATTTCTGCTATCACAAGAAGCTGTCGATCGCGGCGAATTGCCGGATGTGCCTCGTCGACGTCGAGAAAATGCCGAAGGCGGTGCCCGCCTGCGCGACACCTGTGTCGCAAGGCATGGTCGTGCGGACCAAATCCGAGAAGGCCATCAAGGGCCAGCAATCGGTGATGGAATTCCTGCTGATCAACCATCCGCTCGATTGCCCGATCTGCGATCAGGGTGGCGAATGTCAGCTGCAGGATCTGGCGGTCGGCTACGGCAAGTCTTCGTCGCGCTATAGCGAAGAGAAGCGTGTCGTGTTCCACAAGAATGTGGGGCCGCTGATCTCGATGGAAGAGATGACGCGCTGCATCCACTGCACGCGCTGCGTCCGCTTCGGCCAGGAAGTGGCCGGCGTGATGGAGCTCGGCATGCTGAACCGCGGCGAGCACTCGGAAATCACGACCTTCGTCGGCAAGACCGTCGACTCCGAACTGTCGGGCAACATGATCGACCTGTGCCCGGTCGGCGCGCTCACGAGCAAGCCGTTCCGCTACAGTGCGCGGACGTGGGAACTGTCGCGCCGCAAGTCGGTGAGCCCGCACGATTCCGTCGGCGCGAACCTCGTTGTGCAGGTCAAGAACAACCGCGTGATGCGCGTGCTGCCGTTCGAGAACGAAGCGATCAACGAATGCTGGATCTCGGATAAAGACCGCTTCTCGTACGAAGCGCTCAATAGCGAAGAGCGCCTGACCACGCCGATGATCAAGCAAGGCGGTCAGTGGGTCGAGACCGACTGGCAGACGGCGCTCGAATATGTGGTTAAGGGCTTCAACGGCATCAAGGGCGATCACGGTGCGAATGCAATCGCCGCATTGGGCAGCGCGCACAGCACGGTCGAAGAACTGTTCCTGCTGAAGCAACTCGCGCAGGCAGTCGGCACGCCGAATATCGATTTCCGTCTGCGTCAGGCCGATTTCTCGGCGCCGGTGAACGGCACGCCGTGGCTCGGCGTGAAGATCGCGGACCTGTCGCTCGTCGATTCGGCATTTGTCGTCGGCACGTCGTCGCTGCGTCGCGATCATCCGCTCTTCGCCGCGCGTCTGCGCCAGGCATCGAAGGGTGGCGCCAAGCTCACGCTGCTGCAGGCATCGAGCGACAACTCGCTGATCCCGAAGGCGCAAGTGATCGCCGCGGCGCCGTCCGCATGGCTCGACGAACTGGCCGGTATCGCCGCCGCTGTGTCTGAAGCGCGCGGCGTCGCGTTGCCGGAAGCGTTCGCCGGCATTCAGGTATCGAATGCCGCAAAGCAGGTCGCGGCCTCGCTCGCAGCCGGCGAAAAGCGTGTCGTGCTGATCGGCAACGCTGCCGTCCAGCATCCCGACTTTGCACGCATCCACGCCGCAGCACAATGGATCGCAGACGCAACGGGCGCCACGCTCGGCTTCCTCACGGAAGCAGCGAACACGGTCGGCGCCCACCTTGTCGGCGCATTGCCGGGCAACGGTGGCCTCAACGCACGCGAAGCGTTCGAGCAGCCGCGCAAGGGCTACGTGCTGATGAACGTCGAGCCGGAATTCGACACCGCCAACCCGGCGCAGGCGCTGGCCGCGCTGAACCAGGCGGAAATGGTCGTCGTGATGTCGCCGTTCAAAACGGGCGCCGACTACGCCGACGTGCTGCTGCCGATCGCGCCGTTCACCGAAACGGCCGGTACCTTCATCAACGCGGAAGGCACGGTACAGAGCTTTAACGGCGTCGTGCGTCCGCTGGGTGATGCCCGTCCCGCATGGAAGGTGCTGCGCGTGCTCGGCAGCCTGCTCGGCGCAGCGGGCTTCGAATACGACACGGCTGAAGAAGTACGCGCCGCCGCGCTCGGCGATGCGGACTTCACGCCGCGTCTGTCGAACAAGACCGCATCGACGGTCGCACGCAGCAACGGCAACGCAGCGAAAGCCGCGAACGGTTCGTTCGAGCGCATCGCCGATGTGCCGATCTACCATGCTGATCCGCTCGTGCGCCGTGCCGGCTCGCTGCATCTGACGCAAGCCGCGCGTAACGCGAACACGATCGGCCTGCCGGCTGGGCTCTTCGACAAGCTGGGTCTGAAAGACGGCGACGCAGTGCGCGTGCGCCAGGGGGAGCGTTCGGTGCAGGTGCCGGCCGTGCGCGATGCGAATCTTGCGGAGACGGTGGTCCGCGTGTCGGCGGCCACGCCCGCCGGCGCGGCGCTAGGTAGCCTCTTCGGCGAACTGCTGGTGGAGAAGGCGTAA
- the nuoH gene encoding NADH-quinone oxidoreductase subunit NuoH — MTLFDSINAGGSEILGVAWPTVWALVRILVVAVVILLCVAYLILWERKLIGWMHVRLGPNRVGPGGSLQPIADVLKLLLKEVIQPTQASRWIYLIAPVMVVVPAFAIWAVIPFQAGAVLGDINAGLLYAIAISSIGVYGVILAGWASNSKYAFLGAMRAAAQMVSYEISMGFALVVVLMTAGSLNLSDIVNSQTRGIFASFGVNFLSWNWLPLLPMFVVYFVSGIAETNRHPFDVVEGESEIVAGHMIDYSGMAFALFFLGEYINMIVISALASILFLGGWDAPFGFLSFIPGIFWLVLKVFFLLSVFIWVRATFPRYRYDQIMRLGWKVFIPVTVVWLIVVGFWIMSPLNIWK, encoded by the coding sequence ATGACCTTGTTCGATTCGATCAACGCGGGCGGCAGTGAGATTCTCGGTGTCGCGTGGCCGACGGTGTGGGCGCTGGTGCGCATCCTCGTCGTGGCTGTCGTGATTCTGCTGTGCGTCGCGTACCTGATCCTCTGGGAGCGCAAACTGATCGGCTGGATGCACGTGCGTCTCGGCCCGAACCGCGTCGGCCCCGGCGGCTCACTGCAGCCGATCGCCGACGTGCTCAAGCTGTTGCTGAAGGAAGTGATCCAGCCGACCCAGGCAAGCCGCTGGATCTACCTGATCGCGCCGGTCATGGTGGTGGTGCCGGCCTTCGCGATCTGGGCGGTGATTCCGTTCCAGGCGGGCGCGGTACTGGGTGACATCAACGCAGGCCTGCTGTACGCCATTGCGATTTCGTCGATCGGCGTCTACGGCGTGATTCTGGCCGGTTGGGCATCGAACTCGAAGTACGCGTTCCTTGGTGCGATGCGCGCCGCCGCGCAGATGGTGTCGTACGAAATCTCGATGGGTTTCGCACTCGTCGTCGTGCTCATGACAGCCGGTAGCCTGAACCTGTCGGACATCGTCAATTCGCAAACGCGCGGCATCTTCGCGAGCTTCGGCGTCAACTTCCTGTCGTGGAACTGGCTGCCGCTCCTGCCGATGTTCGTCGTCTACTTCGTGTCGGGCATTGCCGAAACGAACCGCCACCCGTTCGACGTGGTGGAAGGGGAGTCGGAAATCGTCGCGGGCCACATGATCGATTACTCGGGGATGGCGTTCGCGCTGTTCTTCCTCGGCGAGTACATCAACATGATCGTGATCTCGGCGCTTGCCTCGATCCTGTTCCTCGGCGGCTGGGACGCACCGTTCGGTTTTCTGTCGTTCATTCCGGGCATCTTCTGGCTCGTCCTCAAGGTGTTTTTCCTGTTGTCGGTATTCATCTGGGTGCGTGCGACGTTTCCGCGCTACCGCTACGACCAGATCATGCGTCTCGGCTGGAAGGTATTCATTCCGGTGACCGTGGTGTGGCTGATAGTGGTCGGATTCTGGATCATGTCGCCGTTGAATATCTGGAAATAA
- the nuoI gene encoding NADH-quinone oxidoreductase subunit NuoI — MTAFQNFFKTFFLTELLKGLALTGRYAFQRKITVQFPEEKTPISPRFRGLHALRRYENGEERCIACKLCEAVCPALAITIESETRADNTRRTTRYDIDLTKCIFCGFCEESCPVDSIVETHILEYHGEKRGDLYFTKDMLLAVGDRYEAEIAANKAADAPYR; from the coding sequence ATGACCGCATTTCAAAATTTCTTCAAGACTTTCTTCCTGACCGAACTGCTTAAGGGTCTCGCGCTGACCGGACGCTATGCGTTCCAGCGCAAGATCACCGTGCAGTTCCCGGAAGAAAAAACGCCGATTTCGCCGCGCTTTCGCGGACTGCACGCGCTGCGCCGTTATGAAAACGGCGAAGAGCGCTGCATCGCCTGCAAGCTGTGCGAAGCGGTGTGTCCGGCGCTGGCCATCACGATCGAGTCGGAAACGCGCGCGGACAATACGCGCCGCACGACGCGCTACGACATCGACCTGACCAAATGCATCTTCTGCGGTTTCTGCGAAGAGAGCTGCCCCGTCGATTCGATCGTCGAAACGCATATTCTCGAATATCACGGCGAAAAGCGCGGCGACCTGTACTTCACGAAAGACATGCTGCTGGCCGTCGGCGACCGCTACGAAGCGGAAATCGCGGCGAACAAGGCAGCGGACGCACCGTATCGTTGA
- a CDS encoding NADH-quinone oxidoreductase subunit J encodes MEFTTVLFYIFALLLTVSGLKVITSRNPVAAALFLVLAFFNAAAIWILLQAEFLGILLVLVYVGAVMVLFLFVVMMLDINLDVLRKDFKRFVPMATIVGAIIVIETALILWHGYGATVQPVRDTTAAIGGTAGWSNTRLIGKVIYTDYIFAFEVAGLVLLVAIIAAVALTTRHQKDSKRQRISDQVAVRSQDRVRIVKMKPEVAPAPVPTEPATAATAAATAAGAATGAPAPAGKA; translated from the coding sequence ATGGAATTCACGACCGTACTGTTCTACATCTTCGCGCTGCTCCTGACGGTGTCGGGGCTGAAGGTGATCACTTCGCGCAACCCGGTGGCGGCCGCGCTCTTCCTCGTGCTCGCGTTCTTCAACGCGGCCGCGATCTGGATCCTGCTGCAGGCCGAGTTCCTCGGCATTCTGCTGGTGCTCGTGTACGTCGGCGCGGTGATGGTGCTGTTCCTGTTCGTCGTGATGATGCTGGACATCAATCTCGACGTGCTGCGTAAAGACTTCAAACGCTTCGTGCCGATGGCGACCATCGTCGGCGCGATCATCGTGATCGAGACGGCGCTGATCCTGTGGCACGGCTACGGCGCGACGGTGCAGCCGGTGCGTGATACGACGGCGGCCATCGGCGGCACGGCAGGGTGGTCGAACACGCGCCTGATCGGCAAGGTCATCTACACCGATTACATCTTTGCGTTCGAAGTGGCGGGCCTCGTGTTGCTCGTCGCGATCATCGCAGCGGTCGCATTGACCACGCGTCACCAGAAAGACAGCAAGCGCCAGCGCATTTCGGACCAGGTCGCGGTGCGCAGCCAGGATCGCGTGCGCATCGTAAAGATGAAGCCGGAAGTCGCACCGGCACCGGTACCCACGGAGCCGGCAACGGCAGCGACGGCAGCCGCGACCGCGGCTGGTGCCGCAACCGGCGCCCCGGCGCCCGCAGGCAAAGCCTGA
- the nuoK gene encoding NADH-quinone oxidoreductase subunit NuoK: MLTLAHYLVLGAILFAISVVGIFLNRRNVIIILMAIELMLLAVNTNFVAFSHYLGDVHGQIFVFFVLTVAAAEAAIGLAILVTLFRSLDTINVEDLDQLKG, encoded by the coding sequence ATGTTGACCCTTGCTCATTACCTCGTGCTCGGCGCGATCCTGTTTGCGATCAGCGTCGTCGGCATTTTCCTGAACCGCCGCAACGTCATCATCATCCTGATGGCGATCGAACTGATGCTGCTGGCGGTGAACACCAATTTCGTCGCGTTCTCGCACTATCTCGGCGACGTGCACGGCCAGATCTTCGTGTTCTTCGTGCTGACGGTGGCCGCAGCCGAAGCAGCGATCGGCCTCGCGATTCTGGTGACCCTGTTCCGTAGCCTCGACACGATCAACGTCGAGGACCTCGATCAGCTCAAAGGTTAA
- the nuoL gene encoding NADH-quinone oxidoreductase subunit L yields the protein MSTTLNENLLLAIPLAPLAGSLIAGLLGKTIGRAGAHSVTILGVAISFVLSVITFFDVLNGASFSATIYEWMTIGKLKFEVGFLVDSLTAMMLLVVTFVSLMVHIYTIGYMAGEDGYQRFFSYISLFTFSMLMLVMSNNFLQLFFGWEAVGLVSYLLIGFYFTRPSAIYANLKAFIVNRVGDFGFLLGIGLLLAYAGSLNYADVFAKNHELAAMTFPGTDWGLLTTACICLFIGAMGKSAQFPLHVWLPDSMEGPTPISALIHAATMVTAGIFMVARMSPLFELSDTALSFIMVIGGITTLFMGFLGVVQNDIKRVVAYSTLSQLGYMTVALGASAYPVGVFHLMTHACFKALLFLGAGSVIIGMHHDQDMRNMGGLWKYMPITWITTLIGSLALIGTPFFSGFYSKDSIIDAVHLSHLPGSGFASFAATASVFVTATYTFRMYFMVFHGKERFRGPKHPDSPMAIEAAAHAHDEHGHGHDDHGHDHAHVPHETPWVVWVPLVLLAIPSVIIGAIGIGPMLYGDFFSHGVAFDKVIYIADNHPALREMAEEFHGWFEMGIHSFSGLPVWLSIAGVVVTWFLYIKRPDLPAKIRQTFSPIYTLLDNKYYMDKINEVVFARGAVAIGRGLWKEGDVVVIDGIVNGSARFVGWFASVIRFLQSGYIYHYAFAMIIGMLGLLTLFVTLGGK from the coding sequence ATGTCAACGACACTCAACGAAAACCTGCTGCTGGCCATCCCGCTCGCTCCACTAGCGGGTTCGCTGATCGCGGGCCTTCTCGGCAAGACGATCGGGCGCGCAGGCGCTCACTCGGTAACGATCCTCGGGGTGGCGATCTCGTTCGTCCTGTCGGTCATAACGTTTTTCGACGTGCTGAACGGCGCCAGCTTCAGCGCGACGATCTACGAATGGATGACGATCGGCAAGCTGAAGTTCGAGGTCGGCTTCCTCGTCGACTCGCTGACCGCGATGATGTTGCTCGTCGTGACCTTCGTCTCGCTGATGGTGCACATCTACACGATCGGCTATATGGCGGGGGAGGACGGCTACCAGCGCTTCTTCTCGTATATCTCGCTGTTCACGTTCTCGATGCTGATGCTCGTGATGAGCAACAACTTCCTGCAGCTGTTCTTCGGCTGGGAAGCGGTGGGTCTCGTGTCGTACCTGCTGATCGGCTTCTACTTCACGCGTCCGAGCGCGATCTACGCGAACCTGAAGGCGTTCATCGTGAACCGCGTTGGCGACTTCGGCTTCCTGCTCGGTATCGGCCTGCTGCTCGCCTACGCCGGTTCGTTGAACTACGCCGACGTGTTCGCGAAGAACCACGAACTCGCCGCCATGACGTTCCCGGGCACCGATTGGGGCCTGCTGACCACGGCCTGCATCTGCCTCTTCATCGGCGCGATGGGTAAGTCGGCGCAGTTCCCGCTGCACGTGTGGCTGCCCGATTCGATGGAAGGCCCGACGCCGATCTCCGCGCTGATTCACGCGGCGACGATGGTGACGGCCGGCATCTTCATGGTCGCGCGCATGTCGCCGCTGTTCGAACTGTCGGACACCGCGCTGTCGTTCATCATGGTGATCGGCGGAATTACCACGCTGTTCATGGGTTTCCTCGGCGTCGTGCAAAACGACATCAAGCGCGTGGTTGCGTATTCGACGCTCTCGCAGCTCGGTTACATGACCGTCGCGCTCGGCGCGTCGGCCTACCCGGTCGGCGTGTTCCACCTGATGACGCACGCGTGCTTCAAGGCGCTGCTGTTCCTCGGCGCCGGTTCGGTGATCATCGGCATGCACCACGATCAGGACATGCGCAACATGGGCGGCCTGTGGAAGTACATGCCGATCACGTGGATCACCACGCTGATCGGTTCGCTCGCGCTGATCGGCACGCCGTTCTTCTCCGGCTTCTACTCGAAAGATTCGATCATCGACGCGGTGCACCTGTCGCACCTGCCGGGTTCGGGTTTCGCGTCCTTCGCGGCGACGGCGAGCGTGTTCGTCACGGCGACGTACACGTTCCGCATGTACTTCATGGTGTTCCACGGCAAGGAGCGCTTCCGCGGTCCGAAGCATCCCGATTCGCCGATGGCGATCGAAGCCGCCGCGCATGCCCATGACGAGCATGGCCACGGTCACGACGATCACGGTCACGATCATGCGCACGTGCCGCACGAAACGCCGTGGGTGGTGTGGGTTCCGCTCGTGCTGCTTGCGATTCCGTCGGTGATCATCGGCGCGATCGGTATCGGCCCGATGCTGTACGGCGACTTCTTCTCGCACGGCGTCGCGTTCGACAAGGTGATTTACATCGCCGACAACCATCCGGCACTGCGTGAAATGGCCGAGGAATTCCACGGCTGGTTCGAGATGGGCATCCACTCGTTCTCCGGTCTGCCCGTGTGGCTGTCGATTGCGGGCGTGGTCGTGACGTGGTTCCTGTACATCAAGCGTCCTGACCTGCCGGCGAAGATCCGCCAGACGTTCTCGCCGATCTACACGCTGCTCGACAACAAGTACTACATGGACAAGATCAACGAAGTCGTCTTCGCGCGCGGCGCCGTGGCGATCGGCCGCGGCCTGTGGAAGGAAGGCGACGTCGTCGTGATCGACGGTATCGTCAACGGCAGCGCGCGCTTTGTCGGCTGGTTCGCGAGCGTGATCCGCTTCCTGCAGTCCGGTTATATCTATCACTACGCGTTTGCGATGATCATCGGCATGTTGGGCCTCCTGACGTTGTTCGTTACGCTCGGCGGCAAATAA
- a CDS encoding NADH-quinone oxidoreductase subunit M, with translation MYNYPILSIAIWMPIVFGLIVLAVGNDRNPMPARWIALVGSVLSFIVTIPLMTDFDPDTAKLQFVEQANWIERFNITYHLGVDGISMWFVVLTALITVIVVVAAWEVITKNVGQYLAAFLILSGIMVGVFSSADGMLFYVFFEATLIPMYIIIGVWGGANRVYAAFKFFLYTLMGSLLMLVGLIYLYTQTGTFDLAAWHAAKIPMTPQVLLFIAFFLAFAVKVPMWPVHTWLPDAHVEAPTGGSVVLAAIMLKLGAYGFLRFSLPIAPDASHFLAPVVITLSLIAVIYIGLVAMVQADMKKLVAYSSIAHMGFVTLGFFIFNQMGVEGAIVQMISHGFVSGAMFLCIGVLYDRMHTRQIADYGGVVNTMPKFAAFVMLFAMANCGLPGTSGFVGEFMVILAAVQYNFWIAFGAAFTLILGAAYTLWMYKRVYFGAVANDHVKKLIDINGRELFMLIVLAALTLFMGLYPKPFSSVMHASVENLLTHVSQSKLPLAQ, from the coding sequence ATGTACAACTATCCGATTCTCTCCATCGCGATCTGGATGCCGATCGTGTTCGGCCTGATCGTGCTCGCGGTCGGCAACGATCGCAACCCGATGCCGGCGCGCTGGATCGCGCTGGTCGGCTCGGTCCTGAGCTTTATCGTCACGATTCCGCTGATGACGGATTTCGATCCCGACACGGCGAAGCTGCAGTTCGTCGAGCAGGCGAACTGGATCGAGCGTTTCAACATCACGTATCACCTTGGCGTGGACGGCATCTCGATGTGGTTCGTCGTGCTGACCGCGCTGATCACGGTGATCGTCGTGGTCGCCGCGTGGGAAGTGATCACGAAGAACGTCGGCCAGTATCTGGCGGCGTTCCTGATCCTGTCGGGCATCATGGTCGGCGTGTTCTCGTCTGCCGACGGCATGCTGTTCTACGTGTTCTTCGAAGCGACGCTGATTCCAATGTACATCATCATCGGTGTCTGGGGCGGCGCGAACCGCGTGTACGCGGCGTTCAAGTTCTTCCTGTACACGCTGATGGGTTCGCTGCTGATGCTGGTCGGCCTCATCTACCTGTACACGCAGACGGGCACGTTCGACCTCGCCGCATGGCATGCCGCGAAGATTCCGATGACGCCGCAGGTGCTGCTATTCATCGCGTTCTTCCTCGCGTTCGCGGTGAAGGTGCCGATGTGGCCCGTGCACACGTGGTTGCCTGACGCGCACGTCGAAGCGCCGACGGGCGGCTCGGTCGTGCTGGCGGCGATCATGCTGAAGCTCGGCGCGTACGGCTTCCTGCGCTTCTCGCTGCCGATCGCGCCGGACGCAAGTCACTTTCTCGCGCCGGTCGTGATCACGCTATCGCTGATCGCGGTGATCTACATCGGTCTCGTCGCGATGGTGCAGGCCGATATGAAGAAGCTCGTCGCGTATTCGTCGATCGCGCACATGGGCTTCGTCACGCTCGGCTTCTTTATCTTCAACCAGATGGGCGTCGAAGGCGCGATCGTGCAGATGATCTCGCACGGCTTCGTCTCGGGCGCGATGTTCCTTTGCATCGGCGTGCTGTACGACCGTATGCATACGCGCCAGATTGCCGATTACGGTGGCGTGGTCAACACGATGCCGAAGTTCGCGGCGTTCGTGATGCTGTTCGCGATGGCCAACTGCGGCCTGCCGGGCACGTCCGGTTTCGTCGGCGAGTTCATGGTGATCCTGGCCGCGGTCCAGTACAACTTCTGGATTGCGTTCGGCGCTGCCTTCACGCTGATTCTCGGCGCCGCGTACACGCTGTGGATGTACAAGCGTGTGTATTTCGGCGCGGTCGCCAACGACCACGTGAAGAAGCTGATCGACATCAACGGCCGCGAGCTCTTCATGCTGATCGTGCTCGCCGCGCTGACGCTGTTCATGGGCCTGTACCCGAAGCCTTTCTCTTCAGTGATGCATGCGTCCGTGGAGAATCTCCTTACCCACGTTTCGCAGTCGAAGCTGCCGCTGGCGCAGTAG